The Naumovozyma dairenensis CBS 421 chromosome 1, complete genome genome includes a region encoding these proteins:
- the SCC2 gene encoding cohesin-loading factor complex subunit SCC2 (similar to Saccharomyces cerevisiae SCC2 (YDR180W); ancestral locus Anc_8.381): MSKYPGEDSDIPQRILDTLGNQPLNHLVPKDGLASLISAPLSIKLPPTNDPFVNEPFAKNLETINDFNLKEGIEDDTEIIFKRLDCLPSSGSPKPNSVQLITNNLSPLATKCLQETNPNIIIEKQRTSTKQQVQKTFMHEKKHKIDTEKALGLTTNDQSPLKKQKMKTGTGVPMNQLSLGQQYIKDLVTVLECIGFHNLESERGNLEYWISIDDGNHILTENILHKLQITLKNIMSVHQIWDKLEISWLQFLLNILTDNIEKAKGYLQTEKMGTSLLKISHLSAYCIFQIFLFNKEDKKLHLERYLLEPINFISEAFELLKLAVEKNDKSFDKDQLSYLDQSISLLPSYVEKRPYMDENLVTKLIYIFTDTIMNDEFEFVNNLSLHNIWKSIKTKSCNLLITLFLKIPSQREFILQELLTHTDRMPQKRIQRKLTKVANDTYITDFTRTIIGILESINCFDYAMKMADWDEESIRLLEQINMKQLQTVHSYVEHINSTILKQFLENTTKYRHVLNDYVQDLLNLIPLPEWSVTEVLLSSMTKKLLLIFDPTTTKNANTEAICLQTIGNIGSVIFNIKSSTNPSECDNLIKIFNYPEKLPQLLEKFQDCLEYIKFSSDKPSAFPYFWNLELITLLKLREFNKDSEVDDDRNNKVTQLLSEQILKLSEPININTTNKTWSEVKLEYYSILHTFDLLNLYEPYLKLILSFLGKDRIKLRSTAIKCLSMLANKDPVILQSDSVKETIQQRLNDSSASVKDAILDLVSIKSSYLQFYRQINANFADESISVRRHVLRINEKIYDETTDVQAKIFVASRILLRIEDEEDIIIDMAKDILLNRWILSINALETNQESQATLCNEVILIISGVISLNAKCSQLIDWFLNFYLLNETMHTPPIFSRIINTLNLLADYLVQGTVELQLGLESENHAVLKRREEYLALLTKFSDSTTTFITKNHLISLYPYLVSDEKSDLQYYILRIFKNAFQKSDHFKPKFLFDLETTLLSRLPKMNVKEIEEAMPLIWQVCSQRQEYDRASKACSSCFVHLNPYITMANKEPSKILADGKLQRLIYLTAGFARFCPIKRSQGKVMYVSENESIYEYVTKCLLVLSKPEITHIIRRIAIKNLTKLCGSYPKLFNSKHVLNLLDKEFNSAHLDIKLVILESFYDFFVLEEKKSVRKAGVNGTLSSELSLKQSISMEKKSEFVNDGVCSALVSRFLKNILDICTGSNIKSSLVAVRLLELILQYGYTNPSHAIPIIIALVSSNNQYMSHISIKILKDLFEKYETMVFSGMSKGVQQAIVYSRVLMGDDLYKNDLFLRKLGTIVGIGKKYGPKFIKTIKKVMMSLLNGIVGVEIDNDTKDSICFMTSNIANLQFNSQFDLISLLKPMDVVAEQMKENIQDWLATNEHVESIPQEVKNSMIIQSSLIEVKNYMFALYNIKVELLELDVTDESELKNRPVLVNKTYTASVLSRLEKIIQSEDILSQYINF; encoded by the coding sequence ATGTCAAAATATCCAGGAGAAGACTCGGATATCCCTCAACGAATACTAGATACATTAGGTAACCAAccattaaatcatttagTACCGAAAGATGGGCTTGCATCACTAATATCAGCTCCATTATCTATAAAATTGCCACCCACAAACGATCCATTCGTAAATGAACCATTTGCTAAGAACTTAGAAACTataaatgattttaatttgaaagaaggtattgaagatgatacaGAAATAATCTTCAAGAGGTTGGATTGCTTGCCATCCTCTGGGAGTCCCAAACCCAATTCAGTTCAACTTATTACAAACAACTTATCACCATTAGCCACGAAGTGCTTACAAGAAacaaatccaaatattatcattgaGAAGCAACGAACTTCTACGAAACAACAAGTACAGAAAACCTTCATGcatgaaaagaaacataaGATAGATACGGAGAAAGCATTAGGATTGACTACCAATGATCAATCTCCTCTAAAGAaacagaaaatgaagacAGGTACAGGTGTACCTATGAATCAATTGTCTCTTGGACAGCAATACATTAAGGATCTCGTAACTGTTTTGGAATGTATTGGATTTCATAATCTAGAAAGTGAAAGGGGGAATTTGGAGTATTGGATTAGTATAGATGATGGTAATCACATTTTGACTGAAAATATACTTCATAAATTGCAAATCAcgttgaaaaatattatgtCGGTTCATCAGATCTGGGACAAACTTGAAATCTCCTGGCTCCAGTtcttattgaatatattgacagataatattgaaaaagcaaAGGGCTATTTGCAGACTGAGAAAATGGGTACCTCTCTTCTTAAGATATCACATCTATCTGCTTACTgtattttccaaatatttcttttcaataaagaggataaaaaattacatcTAGAACGATATCTTTTAGAACCAATAAACTTCATTTCAGAAGCTTTCGAATTATTAAAGCTTGctgttgaaaaaaatgataagTCTTTTGATAAGGACCAACTCTCCTATTTAGATCAATCAATCTCCTTATTACCATCATACGTTGAAAAGAGACCATATATGGATGAGAATTTAGTTACCAAACTAATTTACATATTTACAGATACGATAATGAAcgatgaatttgaattcgTTAATAACCTTTCACTTCATAATATATGGAAATCCATTAAGACAAAAAGTTGTAACCTATTAATTACATTATTTCTAAAAATTCCCAGTCAAAGAGAATTTattcttcaagaattattgaCTCATACAGATAGAATGCCGCAAAAGAGAATACAGCGGAAATTAACTAAAGTTGCAAATGACACTTATATTACCGATTTTACGAGGACTATAATAGGGATTCTTGAAAGTATAAATTGCTTTGATTATGCAATGAAAATGGCAGATTGGGATGAAGAATCAATAAGGTTACTTGAGCAGATTAATATGAAACAACTACAAACAGTACATTCTTATGTTGAGCATATTAATAGCACTATATTGAAGCAATTTTTAGAAAATACTACTAAATATAGACACGTATTGAATGATTATGTTCAGGATCTTCTCAATTTGATTCCTTTACCTGAGTGGTCCGTTACTGAAGTTTTGCTCAGTTCAATGACGAAGAAATTACTCCTTATTTTCGATCCCACTACGACGAAGAACGCGAATACAGAAGCTATATGCCTTCAGACAATTGGTAACATCGGCTCAGTAATATTCAACATAAAGTCATCAACAAACCCATCAGAATGCGATAACTTAATCAAGATATTCAACTATCCCGAGAAGTTACCCCAGTTATTAGAGAAATTCCAAGACTGTCtggaatatattaaattttcatcagaTAAACCATCTGCATTCCCTTATTTCTGGAATTTAGAACTAATaacattattaaaattaagaGAGTTCAACAAAGATTCAGAAGTAGATGATGATAGGAACAATAAGGTTACCCAACTACTTTCCGAGCAAATATTAAAGCTTAGTGAACcaattaatatcaatacGACAAATAAGACTTGGTCAGAAGTCAAGTTAGAATACTATTCAATATTGCATACTTTCGATTTATTGAATCTTTATGAACCTTACTTAAAACTGATTTTATCATTCCTTGGAAAAGACAGGATAAAATTAAGATCGACAGCAATTAAATGTCTTTCTATGCTAGCAAATAAAGATCCAGTCATTTTACAAAGTGATTCTGTAAAAGAGACAATACAGCAACGTCTGAATGATTCGTCTGCTTCTGTCAAGGATGCTATTCTTGATTTAGTCAGTATCAAATCATCATACTTACAATTTTACAGACAAATAAATGCTAATTTTGCAGATGAAAGTATTTCTGTAAGAAGACACGTCCTAAggattaatgaaaaaatttatgaTGAAACGACAGATGTGCAAGCCAAAATATTTGTAGCTTCTAGAATTCTTCTCAGAAtcgaagatgaagaagatattatcattgataTGGCTAAAGACATTTTGTTAAATAGATGGATACTTTCCATCAACGCATTAGAAACAAACCAAGAAAGTCAAGCTACATTATGTAATGAAGTAATCTTGATCATTTCCGGCGTCATCTCACTAAATGCAAAATGTTCCCAATTAATTGACTGGttcttaaatttttatttactgaACGAAACCATGCATACTCCTCCAATATTTTCCAGAATTATCAATACCTTAAACCTTTTAGCAGATTACTTAGTTCAAGGGACAGTTGAATTACAATTAGGTCTAGAATCTGAAAACCATGCTGTTTTGAAACGTAGAGAGGAATACCTCGCATTACTAACTAAATTTTCCGATAGTACGACTACATTTATTACCAAGAATCACCTTATATCCTTATACCCATATTTAGTATCTGATGAGAAAAGCGATTtacaatattatattcttcgTATCTTTAAGAATGCGTTTCAAAAATCAGATCATTTTAAACCTAAGTTCCTATTTGATCTAGAGACCACTTTATTGAGTAGATTACCCAAAATGAACGTGAAAGAGATTGAAGAAGCAATGCCATTGATTTGGCAAGTTTGTTCACAAAGACAAGAATACGATAGAGCTTCTAAAGCGTGTTCTTCATGCTTCGTTCATTTGAATCCATATATTACAATGGCCAACAAGGAACCTTCAAAGATATTAGCTGATGGGAAATTACAAAGATTAATATACTTAACTGCTGGATTTGCTAGATTTTGCCCAATCAAACGATCACAAGGTAAAGTTATGTATGTTTCAGAAAATGAATCGATATATGAGTACGTCACAAAGTGCTTATTAGTGTTGTCAAAACCAGAAATAACACACATAATTAGAAGAATAGCAATCAAGAATTTGACAAAATTGTGTGGTAGTTATCCAAAGTTATTCAACTCTAAACATGTTTTAAACCTGTTagataaagaatttaataGTGCTCATTTAGATATCAAGTTGGTCATTTTAGAAAGCttttatgatttttttgttctgGAGGAGAAAAAATCAGTCAGAAAGGCTGGTGTAAATGGTACGTTATCTTCCGAGCTTTCATTGAAGCAGAGTATTTCAATGGAGAAGAAATCAGAGTTTGTTAATGACGGAGTTTGTTCAGCATTAGTGTCAAGGTtcttaaagaatatattagaTATCTGTACTGGATCTAATATAAAGAGTTCGTTAGTAGCAGTTCGACTATTAGAATTGATTTTACAGTACGGATATACAAATCCATCACATGCTATACCAATAATTATAGCTTTAGTTTCCtcaaataatcaatacATGAGTCATATATCTATTAAAATTCTCAAGGATTTATTCGAAAAATACGAGACTATGGTGTTTAGTGGAATGTCCAAAGGGGTTCAACAAGCAATTGTTTATTCTCGGGTGTTGATGGGTGATGATCTTTACAAGAACGATTTATTTCTACGGAAACTAGGTACTATCGTGGGAATAGGGAAAAAATATGGCCCGAAATTCATTAAGACAATAAAGAAGGTCATGATGAGTCTCCTAAATGGTATCGTCGGAGTCGAAATTGATAATGACACAAAAGATTCGATCTGTTTTATGACTTCAAACATTGCGAACTTGCAATTTAATTCCCaatttgatttaatttccCTTTTGAAACCAATGGACGTTGTAGCTGAAcaaatgaaagaaaatattcaagatTGGTTAGCTACGAATGAACATGTAGAATCGATACCCCAAGAAGTTAAAAATTCGATGATTATTCAGTCATCCTTAATTGAAGTAAAGAATTATATGTTTGCTTTATACAATATTAAGGTTGAGTTGTTAGAATTGGATGTTACAGATGAATCAGAACTCAAAAATAGGCCTGTCCTCGTTAATAAAACATATACTGCATCAGTCTTATCGAGACTGGAAAAGATAATTCAAAGCGAAGATATTCTTTCgcaatatataaatttctAA
- the NVJ3 gene encoding Nvj3p (similar to Saccharomyces cerevisiae YDR179W-A; ancestral locus Anc_8.379) yields the protein MPNILYNTNSSLISRFQRNSSTSPVTNSVSLISSSSSSTTSFLSKNNTASLAIGSKFRSKYEKDSEKYLKELCCSIYPKSTHKRINGMKSNFELQINAICALILQNFVLNWYGVKIPTTDETFLIEMFNLIQNLIQYVTRQIRDDSIDFEALLADDIPVILSRHIEAIRKSQLKTTENIDDSSTLYKEYRKIVLSDSDKYPEQITNFIKSLIEGSDSSTLQSSFLDSLFNELLFGRILDSLTEPYYVLNGTIKICNKLISKMESPSLSIKEPKPAFIQESRRWSFRSVKSYIGRLLSIITADYKPNSNGNTPVPEKHNLYQRYIISFFAIDLLRLPTKKPFMYSIIRIMQYVLTKSTTVQGITNNIFMNSLKKSSILAVDLIKLLRHTLFPTDSLMGPRRIIPTTEEQLKPMREEAVVKMMRVSRLYKIDFFLGLTQNDIVAVVDGCSFEKKKQNKLLIMQIMECAIAHFTRPMENNA from the coding sequence ATGCCAAATATCCTATACAATACAAATTCAAGTCTAATATCAAGATTCCAGAGAAATTCGTCAACAAGTCCAGTTACAAATTctgtttctttaatatcatcatcatcatcatcaacaacatcATTCTTATCAAAAAACAATACCGCCTCGTTAGCTATTGGTTCCAAGTTTCGTTCAAAGTATGAAAAGGATTCAGAAAAATATCTGAAAGAGTTATGCTGTTCGATATATCCCAAATCAACACACAAAAGGATAAATGGCATGAAGTCTAATTTTGAACTACAAATAAATGCCATTTGTGCATTAATATTACAGAATTTTGTTCTAAATTGGTATGGAGTGAAAATACCGACCACTGATGAAACTTTCTTAATTGAAATGTTCAACctaattcaaaatttaattcaatatgTGACAAGACAAATCAGGGAcgattcaattgattttgaagCATTACTCGCTGATGATATTCCTGTTATCTTATCAAGGCATATAGAAGCAATAAGGAAAAGCCAATTGAAAACCACCgaaaatattgatgattctTCCACGTTATATAAAGAGTATCGTAAGATAGTATTGTCTGATAGTGATAAATATCCTGAACAGATAACGAATTTCATCAAGAGTTTGATCGAAGGATCTGATTCATCAACCCTACAATCGTCGTTTTTAGATTctttattcaatgaattgttATTTGGACGAATACTTGACAGTTTGACTGAACCATACTATGTCCTAAATGGTACAATCAaaatttgtaataaattaatttcaaaaatggaaaGTCCTAGCCTCTCAATTAAAGAACCCAAACCAGCATTTATTCAAGAAAGTCGCCGATGGTCTTTCCGATCAGTTAAATCCTATATTGGGCGATTATTGTCAATAATAACAGCGGATTATAAACCTAATAGTAACGGAAATACACCTGTACCGGAGAAGCATAACCTTTATCaaagatatataataagTTTCTTTGCCATTGATTTATTGAGGTTACCAACTAAGAAACCATTCATGTATTCGATCATTAGAATCATGCAATATGTATTGACAAAATCGACAACTGTACAGGGtataacaaataatatattcatgaATTCGTTGAAGAAATCTTCCATTTTAGCCGTTGATCTGATTAAATTATTGCGGCATACATTGTTCCCCACAGATTCCCTTATGGGACCACGAAGAATCATCCCAACAACAGAAGAACAACTGAAACCAATGAGAGAGGAAGCAGTAGTGAAAATGATGAGAGTTTCTAGGTTATATAAAATcgatttttttcttggatTGACTCAAAATGACATAGTTGCAGTTGTGGATGGTTGTTCCTTcgagaaaaagaaacagaATAAGTTATTGATTATGCAAATAATGGAATGTGCTATAGCACATTTCACGAGACCGATGGAGAACAATGCGTAA
- the CSN9 gene encoding Csn9p (similar to Saccharomyces cerevisiae CSN9 (YDR179C); ancestral locus Anc_8.378): MNAGLKEALEDPQKYHYKQEWLSSDFESTRELLEIFAFGTVNDLTNLKFSKREDLTSSMIDKLRKLTIISLSAKYRYISYDFIRKECEMDSSNDIEEYLIQLQDFFQMEIDSVGQQVRIIRCFDSRDVYANELPLINLGKDTPTTTKDELLQSLHKWKLKLLCQITDEP, encoded by the coding sequence ATGAATGCTGGATTAAAAGAAGCATTAGAAGATCCCCAAAAATACCATTATAAACAAGAATGGTTATCTTCTGATTTTGAATCCACTAGGGAACTCTTAGAAATTTTTGCATTCGGAACAGTAAATGATCTAACTAATCTCAAATTTAGCAAAAGAGAAGATTTAACATCTTCGAtgattgataaattaagGAAATTAACAATTATATCACTGAGTGCGAAGTACAGGTACATTAGTTATGATTTTATACGTAAAGAATGCGAAATGGATAGCTCTAATGACATTGAAGAATATCTGATTCAATTACAGGACTTCTTCCAAATGGAGATTGATTCAGTTGGACAGCAGGTGAGAATAATTCGGTGTTTTGATAGTAGAGACGTTTACGCAAACGAATTGCCCTTAATTAATTTAGGAAAAGATACTCCGACGACTactaaagatgaattattacaGAGTTTACATAAATGGAAACTCAAACTTTTATGCCAGATTACAGATGAACCTTAG
- the SDH4 gene encoding succinate dehydrogenase membrane anchor subunit SDH4 (similar to Saccharomyces cerevisiae SDH4 (YDR178W) and YLR164W; ancestral locus Anc_8.377) yields the protein MFVNPLKTISVQRSLQLSTSRCFQTSAKRCLTIPFLPVLPQKAGGVTGSPNDAYIPPKMNKFEGSYHWWLEKVFAVTSLPLVTVAAVTSGPLSTTCDSLLSVGLLGYCYMEFHSCITDYISKRVYGKYHNYALYLLGAGSVVSLFGIYKLETENNGITGLVKGWWKGELIEDVEAEKKKVTKK from the coding sequence ATGTTTGTTAATCCCTTAAAAACGATCTCCGTCCAAAGATCTCTACAATTATCTACATCGAGATGTTTCCAAACATCTGCTAAAAGATGTCTAACAATCCCTTTCCTTCCAGTATTACCCCAAAAGGCCGGTGGTGTAACAGGATCTCCCAATGATGCTTACATCCCACCcaaaatgaacaaatttGAAGGATCATACCATTGGTGGCTTGAAAAAGTATTTGCAGTTACTTCATTGCCTTTGGTCACTGTTGCAGCTGTTACCTCTGGTCCATTATCAACCACTTGTGATTCTCTACTTTCTGTGGGACTGTTAGGATATTGTTATATGGAATTCCATTCTTGTATTACtgattatatttcaaaaagagTTTATGGGAAATATCATAATTATGCCCTGTATTTATTAGGAGCTGGTTCTGTTGTTTCATTGTTTGGTATTTATAAATTAGAAACtgaaaataatggtatCACTGGGCTAGTGAAAGGTTGGTGGAAAGGTGAATTAATAGAAGATGTTGAGGcagaaaaaaagaaggttacaaagaaatga
- the UBC1 gene encoding E2 ubiquitin-conjugating protein UBC1 (similar to Saccharomyces cerevisiae UBC1 (YDR177W); ancestral locus Anc_8.375): MSRAKRIMKELQAVKDDPTAKIGLEFVNESDIHHLKGSFFGPPGTPYEGGQFIIDIEVPMEYPFKPPKMKFDTKVYHPNISSVTGAICLDILKNAWSPVITLKSALISLQALLQSPEPNDPQDAEVAQHYLKDRASFDKTAALWTKLYAGSGAAGPGSANVDEAELYGIDADAVQEFESQGFEKQKIVEILRRLGIKRLDPNDNDTINRIIEELLK; encoded by the coding sequence ATGTCAAGAGCCAAGAGAATTATGAAGGAACTGCAAGCGGTCAAAGATGATCCTACAGCTAAAATCGGATTAGAGTTCGTCAATGAATCAGACATACATCATTTGAAAGGCTCCTTTTTCGGTCCTCCAGGGACACCATATGAAGGTGGACAATTCATAATTGACATTGAAGTACCAATGGAATATCCATTCAAACCACCAAAGATGAAATTCGATACTAAAGTATATCATCCGAATATCTCCTCAGTAACAGGTGCCATTTGTTTAGATATCTTGAAAAATGCTTGGTCTCCAGTGATAACGTTGAAATCTGCTTTAATATCATTGCAAGCCCTTTTACAATCGCCTGAACCTAATGACCCACAAGATGCAGAAGTAGCTCAACATTATCTTAAGGACAGAGCATCATTTGATAAAACCGCCGCATTGTGGACTAAACTATATGCAGGTTCTGGTGCAGCAGGTCCCGGATCCGCTAATGTAGATGAAGCTGAATTATATGGTATCGACGCAGATGCGGTGCAAGAATTCGAATCACAAGGTTTtgagaaacaaaaaatcGTGGAAATATTGAGAAGACTGGGTATTAAACGTCTGGATccaaatgataatgatactaTTAACCGTATTATTGaggaattattgaaatga
- the NGG1 gene encoding histone acetyltransferase NGG1 (similar to Saccharomyces cerevisiae NGG1 (YDR176W); ancestral locus Anc_8.374) has translation MPRVGRRGNTPKATQQRDHQAQKQQQRDGKEPIPAAGAAGAANATGSIETDEIPSKILLSMLKTLNLSFERDIGMLNGKNVRSVPDRKTLVELQNQLNTLNELFERIEQNDEETIASIKNIQNDKNNEKKSITNNNNNIEKTTTTTAATTKKIKQFDLPKAPKAQLLKEQEKQKQKQIEEEQQRKSNAESAVNDDEEVIYDKEKPSSEEPLSSLVEKKEKIDTANAEITPDKVTLEETDKLKKESNIPDENQEELETPKFIDSTTEIDDIDSTKLNELNVQPDRVESMTIPESQKRALSPSLSDETTPAVKKLKHNNDLDDVDRMENDPSVKNPKSEFVVSQTLPIAAAALGLFNEEGLESTGEDYLKKKYNVASYPTNDLKELLPGELPDMDFSHPKPANQIQYNTFLTSIENFLRNLDENDLKFIKETYIIPKSLELDKTYDPNVTPFIIPSLGPLYTEQWYKEDNNQNLGNISPPPISDPTIILPRNDVANLNDNLLESEEISCGPLVSRLLSAILSEGEYKSDLDFSDDSNNKKIALKKENSVIADNLSPTESNNNNSDMMMMNDSHSVVSIQTPNTDIKEEDNDDMEAERLKHNLITLGTTSSLPNERDWEINSVNLDYPTFEERLKRELKYVGIYMNIPKDENSTTTTNSNISSSTNDELDWIHGREDDEISAELRELQNSLKQVTLKNQKRKEALKPIIERQLAWQEYESILDDLAKQVDQAYIKRIRVPKKRKKHHVSGSSATANSSTSGSSTGGTASQIAQQKAANSSLKSLLEKRQRWINKIGPLFDTYEVMKRIPKESVFKDIMEQEDNEEEEEEADVFGQDGANKDDELVGT, from the coding sequence ATGCCAAGAGTAGGAAGAAGAGGTAACACTCCGAAGGCTACCCAACAGCGAGACCACCAAGCACAGAAGCAACAGCAGCGGGATGGCAAAGAACCAATACCAGCTGCAGGTGCCGCTGGAGCTGCTAATGCTACAGGGAGCATAGAAACAGATGAAATACCGTCCAAGATACTATTATCCATGTTGAAAACATTAAATCTCTCCTTCGAAAGAGATATTGGAATGTTGAACGGTAAAAATGTTAGATCGGTCCCTGATAGGAAAACATTGGTCGAATTACAAAACCAATTAAATACTTTGAATGAATTGTTTGAGAGGATTGAACAAAACGATGAGGAAACTATTGCTTCCATTAAGAATATACagaatgataaaaataatgaaaaaaaatctattactaataataataataatatcgaAAAAACGACAACAACGACGGCGGCTACTACTAAAAAAATCAAGCAATTTGATCTACCGAAAGCTCCTAAGGCCCAATTActaaaagaacaagaaaaacaaaaacaaaaacaaatagAGGAAGAACAACAACGAAAAAGCAATGCAGAATCAGCAGTTAACGATGACGAGGAAGTTATTTATGATAAAGAGAAACCATCCTCAGAAGAACCATTATCATCACTAGtggaaaagaaagaaaaaatagataCTGCGAATGCTGAAATAACGCCTGATAAAGTCACATTAGAAGAAACAGAtaaattgaagaaagaatcGAACATTCCTGATGAGAATCAAGAGGAATTAGAAACTCCAAAATTCATTGACTCAACAACAGAGATCGATGATATAGATAGTactaaattgaatgaattaaacGTTCAACCGGATAGAGTGGAATCCATGACAATTCCAGAATCCCAAAAACGTGCTTTATCACCATCATTATCTGATGAAACTACTCCAGCGGTAAAGAAACTCAAACATAATAACGATCTTGATGACGTGGATAGAATGGAAAATGATCCCTCTGTGAAGAATCCAAAATCAGAGTTCGTTGTGTCACAAACATTGCCTATAGCGGCAGCAGCATTAGGATTATTCAATGAAGAAGGCTTGGAAAGCACAGGTGAAGATTacttaaagaaaaaatataatgtgGCAAGTTATCCAACAAATGATTTAAAGGAATTATTACCAGGTGAATTGCCAGATATGGATTTCTCACATCCGAAACCAGCAAaccaaattcaatataatacatTCTTAACctctattgaaaatttcctTCGAAAtcttgatgaaaatgatttgaaattcatAAAGGAGACATATATCATTCCAAAATCTTTAGAATTAGACAAGACATACGATCCAAACGTTACACCATTTATTATTCCAAGTTTGGGCCCACTGTATACTGAACAATGGtataaagaagataataatcaaaatcTCGGTAACATTTCTCCACCTCCAATTAGTGATCCAACAATTATATTACCCCGGAATGACGTGGCGaatttgaatgataatCTATTAGAATCTGAAGAAATATCGTGTGGTCCATTGGTTTCAAGATTGTTATCTGCAATATTATCTGAAGGTGAATATAAAAGCGATCTTGATTTCTCCGatgatagtaataataaaaaaattgctttgaagaaagaaaatagtGTAATAGCAGACAATCTATCACCAACAGAAagcaataacaataatagcgatatgatgatgatgaatgaTTCTCATTCCGTAGTGAGCATTCAGACACCCAACACAGacattaaagaagaagataatgatgatatggAAGCAGAACGTTTGAAACATAATCTTATAACTCTTGGTACAACAAGTTCGTTACCAAATGAACGAGATTGGGAAATTAATAGTGTTAACTTAGATTACCCCACTTTTGAAGAACGTTTGAAAAGAGAATTGAAATACGTTGGcatatatatgaatattccaaaagatgaaaattccactactactactaatTCGAATATATCGTCCAGTACGAATGATGAATTGGATTGGATTCATGGTagagaagatgatgaaattagTGCAGAGTTAAgagaattacaaaattcattaaaacaagttactttgaaaaatcaaaaaaggaaagaagCTTTGAAGCCTATAATAGAGAGACAATTAGCTTGGCAAGAATATGAATCAATTTTAGATGATTTAGCTAAGCAAGTGGATCAAGCCTACATTAAGAGAATTAGAGTACctaagaaaagaaagaagcATCATGTGTCTGGTAGTAGTGCTACTGCCAACAGTAGTACAAGCGGAAGTAGTACTGGTGGTACCGCGTCTCAAATTGCCCAGCAAAAAGCTGCTAATTCAAGtttgaaatcattattagagAAAAGACAACGATggataaataaaattggtCCATTGTTTGATACATATGAAGTTATGAAACGAATCCCCAAAGAAAGCGtctttaaagatattatgGAACAggaagataatgaagaagaagaggaagaagcTGATGTTTTCGGACAAGATGGAGctaataaagatgatgaattagtAGGGACATGA